The genomic region NNNNNNNNNNNNNNNNNNNNNNNNNNNNNNNNNNNNNNNNNNNNNNNNNNNNNNNNNNNNNNNNCGTTCCTGAGGGTGCAGCCCTGTGGGGGCAGGAAGCCCCTCCCACAGCAGaggggtcagaggtcagagGTCACGCCCCCCCGTCTCCCCCCCAGGCTCGGTGATTTTGGAGCTGTCCaaggagaaggcagcagagcgGCTGCTGGAGCGACAGGCGGCTGCATTTGGGGCGGCTGTGGCCAAAGTGGAGGCCGAGTTGGG from Meleagris gallopavo isolate NT-WF06-2002-E0010 breed Aviagen turkey brand Nicholas breeding stock unplaced genomic scaffold, Turkey_5.1 ChrUn_random_7180001860611, whole genome shotgun sequence harbors:
- the MED11 gene encoding mediator of RNA polymerase II transcription subunit 11, yielding PVGAGSPSHSRGVRGQRSRPPVSPPGSVILELSKEKAAERLLERQAAAFGAAVAKVEAELGAQIRYLTQVATGQPHEGSSYAARKGCQLALNRMEYARRRL